A region of the Arachis hypogaea cultivar Tifrunner chromosome 15, arahy.Tifrunner.gnm2.J5K5, whole genome shotgun sequence genome:
ttaaaaataggCTTAccaaataaattttcattattttcatcgtttgaaattttttttttcacgaaTCAAtcgtattttcaaaaatataaaaattaaagataaaaattatttttaaaaaataaaaataaaaaataaaaataaaaaatattttttcaaaccaATCAGctttttaattatcattttatttttttttaaattacttacAGTTCCATTTTATATATTTGATATccatatttttcttattattagaaAATGGTATTTCAATTAGAATATTCTATTGCCAcatcaattatttttataatatgcgTAATAtaatagatttttgcatttttatCATCTTTCCTCACCCATTTGTTTATTACTAGCGTCAtttcttaattaaaaataaatttagtattattattgaactattttgtaaaaattatcttgttatttatttaaatttatttaaaaaatagtattttatttttatatattttatgttataaataaaaaagatcgaTTCACAACAAATACTTGCAtaatttaatgaaaaaattacTATAAAGGACCACTAATGATTCAGCAACATTAGTAGTTATGAGATTCTATCGACGGTGAAGAAAATGTGACTTTACTCATTTGTtaatattttctttagtttttatctaaTTTGCAAGTTCTTATAAAAATACACGAAGTTGTTCCATAATTTTTGTAAATTCTATGCCTAAACGAGTATAACAAATTgcatttagtaattttttttgtatcttcTTTCACTTCACCGCATGTTTTCTCTTCTGTCATTTTTTAAActctatacaaaatttttttttcacatgtTGATAATAATATGCAATAATTATGCAtatctattcttattatatacttGCTTCGCAGCAGTAATAATTGATGGATGCCAATCAAATACTGATGTAATTTAAATTGACCTAGTTAGTTGTTTTAAATTAGATAGGAACCAAAACCAATTATCATTATTTTAAGCCTAATAATTGCATATGCACTCGAAGATAAATTCTTATTTGCATCTCATGAGGTGGCAGCTAAAAAAATCTCTTTATATGGATCACTTAAATGACAACcatcaataaataataaaaaaatctagaaTACCAATTATATAGTTGTAGTTAGCCAATTTCTCTctaatcttaattttaaaatttaaaaaatttagttttgcattcttttttatatttatgccGTACATCCTTAAGCCACAAATCACTTATTATACACGCTTTTATTCTCTCTCTCCCGTTCCCATCCATTGCGCCTTTGACATCTGCCTCCTCCCACCAATCGTGTTGCCGTCATGTCTCCGATGCACCATCTTGTTGCGCGAATCAATTCTTGGCCCTCCGTCGTGTGCAACCGTCTCTTTCTGCACATCCTCCCTCGTAGCCATTCTGCGTCGCCGGCATCCTTGCATGGTCGTTCTCTCCATCGTAATGTCGTGGGTGCACTGTTGACTTTGGTGTCATTCTTGCCATTGTGCCGCTGCTGCAACGTTCGGAGTTCTTTCGGACGTCGCCCGTGAAGCAGTCTACGCGAGCATCACTGCACGTTTCAGCTCCCTCTTGTATCCTTTTTCCCATCACTACACGATTCGCAGCCATCGTCTTCTCTCCCGCATACagtcttctttttcttgattttggatgattctttttactagtttggatgtttctttttcctaagtttcggatgtttctttttcttatattttagatgtttcttctttttggattttggatatttttgtaataattttagatgtttcttttcttagttttcgaatgttttttttctaatattttgttGCATATTTCGTTttgttaggttttagaattttacaaaGATATTGGATATCtcgtttttgttatgttttggatgtttttttattagaaatttttaaaattattttacaacgattttggatattttattattatttggtgttaaatattttttttagattttggatgTTTCTCATGATGATTTGAATTTACATTTCCTCcagaaaaatattcaaaaaaaaatgttaGTTGGCCGCACGACTACACCCCTAGTTAGTTATCTAATGGGATTGATAAACAATATAGGCTTTGCTTCACGAAGAAAACCAATCACACAATACCcatatacaataaaaaaaatttcaaattgataaccaagagagcatatcCATTTTGCAACTATTTGTGGATCAATTTCCACTAAACAATTACATATCCAAAGAATTAGCATATAAAAATCTTTAGGTCCGTCATTAATTTTAGTTAATGCTTTTTTACTTTGCATTCCAAGCCCAGTGATGATATATTAGTGAAAACCTACAgtctttaaaaatatcatttcGTATGTCATTAGGCAACCTGTTAAaggttaattttaatttgttgttaataATTAAAGACACCAAATTAGATATGAAAGAGTGAGTATTCTTTAATACATCTTGAGTTGAGTACTTATGATTTTTGATAAAATGTCTTACTATTACAAGAAACAATATTTTTTCCAATAGCATAAGCCGACAATTTTCATAGGCAATCTTCAATCTTGTGAACACAAATAATTTTATCCGATTTGTTCTTCAATAGTGTTCGGTTAGCCGGGTGCCGAACGGGTTGGGAAACGAAGCGAGTGAAGAAGACGGGGAATCTGGATCTGGGTTGTTGGTGTGAATGGACCTTCCGAGTTCGTGACGAGGGGTGGAGAGTTGGAACCTTGCGACCTCCCGAGTTGTTGTGGTGCAGACGGGGAGCcacctgcaaaaaggactccgacgctcaagtcaaaaTCCGTACAGATGGCAGTGAAAGTGAGGGAAtcgtgacgtaccttggggaagGGGTAGGGCCCTACCCTTATATACTCTGTACCTAAGGCGGGTCCCACAGGAGCAGACCCGCcttccaggaagctttctttccCCCAGCTGTCATGTGTCTTGTTGGAGGGGAGAAGCTATCAGGTCTTCTTTTCGGTTCGGGTTTGATATGTCCATCGGGTCGGCCGCCTGGGCCGGGGCATGTTGCCAGCTAGGCGGGGCCggaacagtgcccccaacgcgccagTTATGGTTGTGAGTGCCGTTGTTGGCGCGTTTTGGTCTCCTCCAGTCGTATCGTCGCTGAGTCAGCCGCTCGCGATTGGGGCGTGCCTCGTACTCCGCGCTGGACATTTAATGCTCTTAATTGCTGATTTGAGCTCTGAGTGAAATGTCTATTTTGCCCCTGTCTTTTGCGCTTCTAGAAGTCAGTTACTGTTCTGTTTTCATTGCCTTTGGGTTTCAATTTCCCACTCCCAATATTGTTGTCACAcattcttcctttcttttccacATTCTCTGAAGTTCCTCATTCCTAATTGCCCCTAATTCGTCCAAATTTCTTCGATACTCCCCAGTTTCTTTCGATCATCATCGTCATTCTGGtaagtttttctttctttcctgcttCTTAGCTTTGTTGCGTGCTTATGTTGCTTACAAGCTTTTCCCTATTCATGCCTGTTTGGATTAAGTGTTGGATTTACATGTTTGAGTTGTAACAACGTTAGGTAGATGCCAGGGGGTTGCCATTTAGGTTCCtaattttttgtctttatttAGCTATAGGTTTAGCCTTGGCTTAGCTGTAGATAGGCTTACTGTAGCATTTAGCATTAGTTCCTGCTTTCTCGACCTACCGACCTTGTAATCTGACCTTGagtggtgcccccactgtaggtatggtgCAACTTCCTCTTCCGTGCCCCCGTGTTGACAGATACGCCTGGGTCACCTCAGAAGAGCTAACTGAGTTCCGTCTTTGCGACCAATTGTGCGGGGGAGGTCCCGAGGAAGAACGCTACGATGTGTTCATTCCCGCGGACTATGAACGAATTTGCCAACTTAACTTGAACACCCCCCAAGTCGCCGACTGGATTTGGATGTACAAAACCATGTTTACCGTCCTGGGGGTTTGCATCCCCTTCTCTCCTTTTCAGATGGCCCTTCTAAATCGGTGTGACGTGGCTCTGTCGTAGATGCACCCAAATAGCTGGGCCGCCATTCGGTGTTTTGAAATGGTTTGTGAATACCTCGAGTTACCGACCTCCGTCGAAGTGTTTTTGTGGCTCTTTGTCTTGACAAACCCTTCCAAGGAGGGTAGGCATAAAaaggggttcatgtccttccggtcTGCTCAGGGGAGACGAATCTTCGGGGTATTCGAAGATTCATTCCATGGCTTCAAGGATAAATTCTTTAAGGTCTGACCTGCCGAGGGCCATCACCCTTTTTAGTTAACTTTGGAGGGGGAGAGATGGATTCTGACATACAGGAGCTTCGGGGCCGGATCCAATGCTTTTACCAAAGTAACATATAAGGGCCTGACTCAAAGAGATAAGAATATAGCCGACGTGCTGTTggccatattttataaaaataacatcAACCCCCATCTTTTAATGGGTGATCGGGAGATGGGTAGGAGTTACATGGGTAAGTGGTCGGTTGGTTCTAGTGTAACCCactcccccccttttttttaccaACGTAACGGGTTGTTGTGTGTATTGCAGTGGACATGGACGCCGAGTGTACTGGAATtgaagatttgatggcccaattTCTCCCTAGGCATAATGATGATAACTCTGCGATGCATACTGCCGAGCACCCTTCCTCTCCTACTCCCGAAGTACAGTCAGCTCCGCCTCCCCCTCCGGGACCTACCGGTCCCATCGTAAAGGATGTTCCCGGTAGTAGCAGTTTAGTTCCCCCTGAGGCAGAGTCGGCCATGGGGGTCCCGATGTGGAATTAGTCGAGAACGCTCGCAAGCGAAAGCCGTCCTCCAGTCTTGAGGGGTCGCTCACAGTTATGGAGAAAAACTTCGATGCTGGAGGTTTTATTGATTCACAACTCATGCTCGGTACAGAAGAAATTTTCCATGGTGGGGACCTCGGTGCCCAGGTTCGATGGATCTACTGGTGTATGCTGAGGGCTGCGACTATTTCCAGGAGAGCTGAGCCTATCTTGACTCAAGCCGGGGCGTTAGACGGGAGGTATCGTCAATCCCTTCGGGATGTTGAAAAGCTGAAGTCTGAGGTTGGGGTCTTAAAGGAGAAGTTAGCCGACTCGGAGGGGAAACTGAAGACTTCCGACGAAGCGGTCGCCCGTCTTACCGAGAAAGAGATGACCTTGGAGTTTGAGCTCAACTCTGCTCGTGGCAAAACTTCTGCAACCCAGGCCAAGATTACTGCTTTGGAGGCCAAGCTTGAAGAGGATGAGAAGTCGGCAAAGAATGCCAAGGATGAGGTTGTCGGGCTGAAGGGGGAAGTTGCTGgcttgaagaaaaagaataaggaTACGGTGAAGAAGGCAAGGGAGGTGATCAATGGAACCAAAGAGGCGATTAAGGCCCAGGTCAAGCTACTTTCTGCCGACTTTGACGTCTTCGCGATTGGAGCTTTCAAGACTATCCGGGATGGTCAGATTGTGGACATCTCGAAGAAGTGATGTAATTTTACTTTGTTGTACTGTTTTGAACTCTAGCAGTTTGTATGAACTTATTTACCATTTTGTTGGTAGTTGACGACTTGTTTACCGTTTCATCTGGTAATTAACTAGTTGTTTACCATTTGTTTTGTCATTGGTAATTGGGGAAGCCggtgatgagaggacttttgatggtttagaatttcaccaatgaagtctcgttgtaaagtatagtttctaaaccaacaataatcctttcatacaaaaatttgtttgtcacaagtaacaaacccctaaaatctataaaccaaagtattaaacctcgggtcgttctccctaggaattgcaacaaagtgttcttgttattggttatgaagtatctttggggtttttgggatattagacatgaaatgtaaatggcaaaggaaataaactaacaactaacaaagctcttggaaagatatgagaactagaattcctatcctagttatcctcctcaattgtgaccacaaattgtccattgctaccacttagttaacctctaaccatggaggaaagtcaagtggatgaattaacttgattccacaagtcctagccaactcccaagggaaagactagctttagtggtatccaaatcaattagcaacttctaattatcaatcaacaaaggaattagataactcaagcgtcactaattactccacctaggccaagaggaacaaaatctacactaaaatccaaccaagcatttcatcaaatacttggaaggcataaaatagaagcatagtaaattgataacaaaaatagaatctaacaacaattattgcaaggaattaataacaacaatcaaaagaaacacaattattatgaattacctcaaattgaattgaaagaaagtggaatgaacaaaagtagatctacaacaaagcatagaaacaaaatagaagagattacaacaaaagaatagaggaatcatgaatgtaacaacaaagaattaagaagaagaagtagaagagaacatgaatcaaaacctagatctaagaactaaacctaatcctaatcctaattctagagagaagagagagcttctctctccaaaaactaactaaactaatcctaatgtgtctAATGGTGTGAATGATGTGAATGATGtgttccccttcaatccttggtcttttAAAGCTTTTCCCaccaaaaactcagctccaaatggaGCCAGAgaccctccaaaatcgccaggcacgagttCTTCTTTAAAAATCATGTGCGGTcttcggcgcgtacgcgcacagcgtgcgtacGCGTCCTTGGAGAATTTCGCAATCCGCGCGTAGGCAcatagtgcgcgcgcgcgtccatgggcgttttccaaatctttggcttttcatgatttctccactttgcatgatttcctctccattcctagcctttttaacctgaaatcacttaacaaacacatcaaggcatctagtggaatcaaaggtgaatcaagattaaacaattaagggcctaaaaagcatgttttcacacttaagcacaaattaggagacaatcatgaaatcatgctatttcattgagtaaatgtggataaaaggtcataaaatctcctaaattaggcacaagataaaccctacaaaggggGTTTATCAGCCGGTTCATGGCTCCCGGTAAAAAACTTTGAATTATGGCTTATTTTCGTAGCCGCGTGGTGTAGTGTAGACGATGTCgttggctcccggggtgatcaatcCCGTGTAGCCGTAGTCGCAGTAGACCATTTAATTGGcaagtaaataaatataatagaaatACAGTGAAAAAGAAATATATTAAGTGAttggcaaaaattaaaaattgacgaTAATTCAACACAAAGTAAAACGAGTGTTACTGAATTGGTGGGACGGGTGGTCGCTCTGGACTCTAGGAGTAGAACCTAGTCAAGTTTGCCACGTTCCATGTTCGGGGTACTTCTTTCCCGTCTAGTCGCTCCAGCTTGTAAGTTCCGTTGCCGACCACTTCCTTCACTCTGTATGGGCCTTCCCAATTGGCCGCCAGCTTCCCTTCCCCAGGGGTGGGGAGGCCTACGTCGTTACGTCGTAGGACCAGGTTGTTTGGCTCAAAACTCCTCCTTAGTACCCTGGTGTTGTAACAAAGTGCTATTCTCTGCTTCAGTGCCGCTTCTGACAAGTGCGCCATTTCCCTGGTTTCGTCGACCAGATCCTTCTCTACAGCCTCCTCATTTCCCCCCAGAAGTAGGCGTGGGCTTGGCTCCCCGACTTCCACAGGGATAATTGCATCAACTCCGTAGGTAAGTCGGAAACGGGTTTCCCCGGTGGAGGATTGAGGTGTTGTTCTATACGACCATAGGACTGATGCTAGTTCGTCTGCCCACGCTCCCTTCTTCTGGTTAAGTCACGTTTTGAGGCTGTGGAGGATGACCTTGTTCGCTGCTTCCACTTGGCCATTGGTCTGTGGGTGCTCCACTGACGAGAGCCTCTGTTTTACGCCCAGACCTGTGAGGAACTCCCTGAATTTTTTGTCCACAAATTGCGTCCTGTTGTCCTATATCACGGTCTCTGGGATTTCGAACCTGGAGATCACCTATTTCCATATGAACTTACGACAGTTTGCTGACGAAATGCTGGCCAGCGGCTCCGCTTCGACCTACTTTGTGTAGTATTCAATAGCCTTGATCAAGTACTTAACTTGCCCCGGGACCACCGGGAAAGGTCCCAACAGGTCAATCCCCCATTGGTTGAAAGGCCGGGAGGCCATGAGCAAACTTAGCTCAGATGCCGGGGTCTTGTGAAAGTTCGCGTTTTCTTGACACTTCTTGCACCTCTTTACGAATTCTTGGGAATCCGTTATCATCGAGGGCCAAAAGTATCCGGCCCTCACGAGCTTCCAGGCCAAAGCCTTTCCCCCGATATGGTGGCCGTAACACCCATCATGAACTTCCCTTAAaacgtagtccgtctggtcgggtcGTAGGCACTTCAACAGGGGTTGGTTAAGCCCTTTCTTGAATAGCTGGCCTTGTATTATTACGTACTTGGACGCCTCTCTTCTTAATGTCTTTGCCACCTTGTGGTCATCAGGGAGCTTGCCGTTTTTCAAAAAATCAGCGATTGGGTCCATCCATGAGGGGACGACATCTGCTTGGGCTACGCACAAGGCGACTGTCGTTTCTTTTACTAATTCTTGGATCAAAGAGCGATTTCCCGTTCCTGGCTTTGTACTAGCCAATTTGGAAATGAGGTTGGCTCGTGTGTTCCTTTCCTTTGGGACATGCTGCACCACAACCTCCTCGAAGTCCTCGCTTAGACCCCAAACATTTTCCAGGTATTTTTGTAGCAGAGGGTCTTTGGCTTGATAAGTTTCATTGATTTAAGAGGTGACGACTTGAGAATCACTATTCACCTCTACTCTTATTACTCCGACTTCTTTTGACAACAACAGGACGCCAATTAGGGCCTCGTACTCTGCCTGGTTATTGGAGGCCAGGAACTTAAACTTGACGGACTGCTCGTATACTATCCATGTCGGGCTTTCGATAATTATTCCTGCCCTTCTAAACATCTAGTTAGAAGCTCCGTCAACGTGGAGTTTCCACCGTGTGCCTAGGGTTTCATGAGGGTCTCCCATGACTTCCACCAAAAAGTCTGCCATAGCCTAGGCCTTGATTGCATGTCTGGGCTCATATTGTAGGTCATATTGGGATAGCTCGATTGCCCAGGTCATCATCCATCCTACAAGGtcggtgttccgagggttacctgaaactataggtcgatctcggatgagatcttttgtactggtcggagatgacgtgtccggctggctggtggcggccggagctgttgtgttcgacttgttggactggctgcacttctgatccttggtcaccggagggtggggggtacctgcaagagactccgatgcttaagttagcatgggtattaagcaggtttatcgtagaatcaaagtatgaggtatacctgggtgctccagtgtatttatagtggttgtagattgacctttctagataagataagttagttatcttatcttatctttatctttgagttgaggtcagcttatcttcaagggaatcgcccttatctctataggctcggacggcctttggatttgggtcgtgttcctctatttgggccctttattgggcttttctgtcgatttggccgacctctttgagaagaggtcggatagcttgacctgaagaggtcggtcgctttgtcactgaacatctcgggtcggatagctcgacccagggtgtgaacagttcccctgctcgagcttggtcttctattttgaggtcgagtctttgacttcgaACTTTCtatagtgaagccgaactcgagcattttgtcgactcctTTCTTAGTAGaacctttttgaatgtggaacgttttcttcTAGAAGCGCGCGCTTTGCATTAGCGCTCTGTTCTTGGGAAGGCGCAAGGGTTTAATACCCTCCTTTATCAGCTTTTAATGCCCCGTtcccctttttattttgaaatttacgCATAGGaacggtttctcttctccgtTTTTACTTgtaacttcccttttctttctccctttctatTTTTCGCCTACATTTTGCTTTTGCGGCGTCATTCAGTGATCCGGCAATTTCATCTTTTCAACCCTTCTGAAGCTTTGCTTTTTCCCAGGTTGGTTCCATTTGCAATTTCTTCTCGTCTTTGTTGCTTTGTCTTTAGTTTTgtggtgaagttttgattttgcttggagaaagtttggatctttcttttTGTTGCGCCTGCTTGCTGTTGTAATGTGTGTTCTGAGAGTTTCTTCGTCCTTTGCATGAACCTTTTCGCCTTTTCTGTTGTCTGATGCTTCTAAGGCTTTGCATGTTCTACTGTCGCTTCTGATACCCAGAAAAACTGCATCTTTACTTACTTAATCGAAGATTGCTCCTTGGTTTTTTGCCCTGTTTGATAGCTTTCCCTGTTTGCTGCGATATTTGTTTtggtttttgtttgattctgagaAAAGGTTGCGCCTTTGACGATTTCCTCTTGGCATGTTTGATGCTTTTTGTtgatagactgtaaaaagatagtGACTTTTTGTGTTCTGACTTCCTTTTCTGAAATGTCTGTTATTTGAAatattttcttgtttgagagatgccGGAACGTAAGCTGTGAatttttcctgaaaccttgctttgttactgcctccaaagaaTGCCcgaggactttggtttgagtcttggggtttttctttgtttgttcttcTGTATATTAGTCGAGTTATTTTGCccctcgtccgagatgttttttagtaattccatctttttttcttattgtaggattagttggcctcatgacttctcgcaataacattgtagagatgtcttctaaagttcccgaggggatgtctgattggctggactcctttgtcttgatgtgtgtctcTGTTGTAGACGCTgatttttgtgtagagctgagaaaacgtcataggatttgtggtagcagcgcccgggagagggattatgagcttgtagcgcccgactctgacgagagggtttgttttcctacttcggtcgagggggagcgtccctttttctatgcctatgaatatttcttcagccagttggacattacctttccttttactgctttcgagacagAAAAAGCTTATTATCATACCATTTTTGGACAAATCATGAAATCCTAAGATTTCATTGACTAAACcgatttgttgtggtcttgtaatattgtcccatcccagcttcatccgaattcctggggttttatcaagatttttcagctgctttgccaagagttaggcataacaccttctcagactcttttcctctatcttcttgtttctgccaagcccggagggtcttccaaaaagaaagcttcctgggtctctttcaggtcggcccaggggcataaagtttttgccatgtatgattagtcttttaaagattttaagaattatttcttccgagtccgtgctgttgagggggcccaccccttttttcttgatgaaaatgatgagcctgcctttcctctaaaatggcaaaagaatgtgagagtgtctcactatacatgggagatgcttgacgaggttgaacgagcttttgtagttgttcttgaagatttatgggggaaaacaccccatcttgatacaaaaaagttTTTGAGTGACGCGTCTTTgattcgaactgctttgggtactgtccgacttgtttcttagttttgcttcttCTGGATTGTAACTCATCACTATggttgattgatgagcggataatttatacgctttttggcattgtttttagtatgtttttagtagaatctagttacttttagggatgttttcattagtttttatgttaaattcatatttctagactttactatgagtttgtgtgtttttctgtgatttcaggtattttctggctgaaattgagggacttgagcaaaaatcagattcagaggtagaagaaggactgctgatgctgttggattctgacctccttgcactcaaagtagattttttggagctacagaactcaaaatggcacgcttccaattgtgttggaaagtagacatccagggctttccatcaatatataatagtccatacttttgccgagtttagacgatgtaaaagggcgttgaacgccagttctacgctgctgtctggagttaaacgccagaaacacgtcacaagccagagttgaacgccagaaatacgttacaaactggcgttcaactccaagattgacctctacacgtgtaaacttcaagctcagcccaagcacacaccaagtgcgcccaggaagtggatttatgcatcaattacttacttctgtaaaccctagtagctagtctagtataaataggactttttactattgtatttacatcctggattgaatcttttgatcattttttagatctctagacctccatgggaggctggccactcggccatgcctaccctgtattcacttatgtatttttcaacagtagagtttctgcactccatagattaaggtgtggagctctgctgttcctcaaagattaatgcaaagtactactgtttttctattcaattcaacttattccgcttctaagatattcattcgcacttcaacctgaatgtgatgaacgtgacaatcatcatcattccccacgaacgcgtgcctgacaaccacttccgttccaccttagattgaatgagtatctcttggatctcttaatcagaatcttcgtggtataagctagattaatggcggcattcatgagagtccggaaagtctaaaccttgtctgtggtattccgagtaggactctgggattgaatgactgtgatgaactccaaactcgcgagtgctgggcgtagtgacagacgcaaaaggagggtgaatcctattccagtatgatcgagaacctcagatgattagccgtgctgtgacagagcatttggaccattttcacaagaggatgggatgcagccattgacaagggtgatgcctccagacgattagccatgcagtgacagcgcattggaccattttccagagaggataaaaagtagccattgacaacggtgatgtccttacataaagccagtcatggaaaggagtaagactgattggatgaagacagcaggaaagcagaggttcagaggaacgaaagcatctctatacacttatctgaaattctcaccaatgatatacataagtgtttctatccttattttctatctatttattatttatgttcgaaaactccataactattttatatccgcctgactgagatttacaagatgaccatagcttgcttcataccaacaatctccgtgggatcgacccttactcacgtaaggtttattacttggacgacccagtgcacttgctggttagttgtatcgaagttgtgaatgaaaaacaatttattaagacgtgcgtacagagtttttggcaccgttaccatgagatcacaatttcgtgcaccaagtttttggcgccgttgccgaggattgttcgagtttggacaactgacgattcatcttgttgcttagattgggtaattttcttcttattttcaaaaagtt
Encoded here:
- the LOC140179166 gene encoding uncharacterized protein, translating into MEIGDLQVRNPRDRDIGQQDAICGQKIQGVPHRTTPQSSTGETRFRLTYGVDAIIPVEVGEPSPRLLLGGNEEAVEKDLVDETREMAHLSEAALKQRIALCYNTRVLRRSFEPNNLVLRRNDVGLPTPGEGKLAANWEGPYRVKEVVGNGTYKLERLDGKEVPRTWNVANLTRFYS